A DNA window from Betta splendens chromosome 6, fBetSpl5.4, whole genome shotgun sequence contains the following coding sequences:
- the LOC129602917 gene encoding cytochrome P450 2J6-like, whose product MFAAALLLCICIWLVIVLLKSGRPKNFPPGPPAVPVLGNLLNLNLENPLKDFERLRKSYGNVYSLFLGRKPVVFINGFHAIKEALVTKAADFSGRPRDIFVVDVTQGKGLVLADYGPFWKEHRRFALMTLRNFGLGKNTMEDRIHGEIQHIIKTLDNNIGKSMSPQVMFHNAASNIICQVLFGTRYEYDDKFIKEVVRCFMENSKIANGPWSVVYDSYPIVRKLPLPFKKAFKNFEICKNLTSNLVNEHKKTRVPGDPRDFLDCYLDELDKRGSDAPPFSEERLIFMTLDLHFAGTDTTSNTLLTGFLYLTTYPNIQERCQQEIDQVLQGKDLVSFDDRHNMPYMQAVVHEVQRVANTAPLSVFHCTSKDTELMGYSIPKGTMIVPNLTSVLNEEGQWKFPHDFNPENFLSDQGEFVKPEAFMPFSTGPRMCLGEGLARMELFLIMVTLLKKFKFLWPEDAGEPDYTPEFGVTLTPKPYRMKIKHREMQ is encoded by the exons ATGTTTGCTGCAGCCCTCCTGCTatgcatttgcatttggttGGTCATTGTTCTACTCAAATCTGGGAGGCCGAAGAACTTTCCCCCTGGACCACCTGCTGTGCCAGTACTTGGGAACCTGTTGAACCTGAACCTAGAGAACCCCTTAAAGGACTTTGAGAGG CTGAGGAAGTCTTATGGAAATGTTTACAGCCTGTTCCTTGGGCGCAAACCAGTTGTATTCATAAATGGATTCCACGCCATTAAAGAGGCTCTAGTGACTAAGGCTGCTGATTTCTCTGGACGCCCTCGAGACATATTTGTCGTTGACGTCACCCAAGGAAAAG GACTAGTTCTAGCAGATTATGGCCCTTTTTGGAAGGAACATCGTCGCTTTGCCCTGATGACCCTGAGGAACTTTGGTCTGGGCAAGAACACCATGGAGGACAGGATTCATGGAGAGATACAACACATCATCAAAACCCTGGACAACAACATCG GTAAATCTATGAGTCCTCAAGTCATGTTCCATAATGCAGCCTCTAACATCATCTGCCAGGTTCTGTTTGGGACACGCTACGAGTACGATGATAAGTTCATCAAAGAGGTTGTTCGTTGCTTCATGGAGAATTCAAAGATAGCTAATGGACCGTGGAGTGTG GTCTATGACTCTTATCCTATTGTGCGTAAGCTGCCGCTACCTTTTAAAAaggctttcaagaattttgag ATTTGTAAAAATCTTACAAGTAATTTAGTTAATGAGCACAAGAAAACCAGAGTCCCGGGAGATCCAAGAGACTTTCTTGACTGCTACCTGGACGAACTGGATAag AGAGGCAGTGATGCTCCCCCATTTTCAGAAGAACGACTTATCTTCATGACACTCGATCTTCACTTTGCTGGAACCGACACAACCTCCAACACGCTGCTTACTGGCTTCCTCTACCTCACCACCTACCCAAACATACAag AGCGTTGCCAGCAGGAGATAGACCAGGTGTTACAAGGGAAGGATCTGGTCAGCTTTGACGACAGACACAACATGCCCTACATGCAG GCTGTGGTCCATGAGGTGCAGAGGGTAGCCAACACTGCTCCACTCAGCGTCTTTCACTGCACATCCAAAGACACAGAGCTGATGGGATATTCTATTCCCAAA GGCACAATGATTGTTCCTAATCTCACATCAGTTCTGAATGAAGAAGGACAGTGGAAATTTCCACATGACTTCAACCCTGAAAACTTCCTTAGCGACCAGGGAGAGTTTGTTAAGCCTGAGGCCTTCATGCCTTTCTCTACAG gaCCACGGATGTGTCTTGGAGAGGGTCTGGCTCGTATGGAGCTCTTCCTTATCATGGTGACTCTGCTGAAGAAGTTCAAGTTCCTCTGGCCAGAGGATGCTGGAGAGCCAGACTACACCCCGGAGTTTGGGGTCACCCTGACTCCAAAACCGTACCGCATGAAGATCAAACACCGGGAGATGCAGTAA
- the LOC114857118 gene encoding cytochrome P450 2J6-like — protein MLSNLKAVDQKVRSQPVPLFLLTFHTLTKVHSQSGQIVLIKQVIQVLQPLQLSLIQSTMFATIILLSLCVCFIILQLQSRRPENFPPGPPALPLLGNLLNLNLENPLKDLERLRKSYGNVYSLFIGPNRTVVINGVEALKEALVNKAHDFSGRPQDMFINDVSHRKGVIVVDYGPRWKEHRRFALMTLRNFGLGKNTMEDRIHGEIQHIIKTLEKNIGKKLSPQVMFHYAANNIICQVLFGTRYEYDDEFIKETVRCFTQIAKTINGPWAMLYDSLPFIRSLPLPFTKAFRNMETVRTLAKKLISEHKKSRVPGEPRDFLDCYLDELEKRDSEKTTFSEEQLIMYAIDLQFAGTDTTSNTLLTGFLYLITHPDIQERCQQEIDQVMEGKDQICFDDRHNMPFTQAVLHEVQRVANTVPLSVFHCTTTDTDLMGYSIPKGTVIIPNLSSLLNEQGQWKFPNDFNPKNFLNNKGEFVKPEAFMPFSAGPRTCLGEGLARMELFLIMVTLLKKFKFIWPEDAGEPDYTLVYGVTQTPKPYYMKIQLR, from the exons ATGCTGAGTAATTTGAAAGCAGTAGACCAAAAGGTCAGGTCTCAACCTGTCCCCTTGTTCTTACTCACCTTTCATACACTGACCAAAGTGCACTCCCAGAGTGGGCAGATCGTCCTTATAAAGCAGGTCAttcaggtcctgcagccactTCAGCTCAGTCTGATCCAGTCCACCATGTTTGCTACAATCATTCTCCTGTCACTCTGCGTGTGCTTCATCATCCTTCAACTCCAATCCCGAAGGCCCGAGAACTTTCCTCCAGGACCTCCTGCTTTGCCACTACTGGGAAATCTGTTGAACCTGAACCTTGAGAACCCTCTGAAGGACCTTGAGAGG ctgAGGAAGTCGTACGGTAATGTCTACAGCCTGTTCATTGGCCCCAACCGAACTGTGGTTATCAATGGAGTGGAAGCCCTGAAAGAAGCTCTGGTGAACAAGGCTCATGATTTCTCTGGACGACCTCAGGACATGTTTATTAATGATGTCAGCCACAGGAAAG GAGTAATTGTGGTAGATTACGGCCCTCGATGGAAGGAACATCGTCGCTTTGCCCTGATGACCCTGAGGAACTTTGGTCTGGGGAAAAACACCATGGAGGACAGGATTCATGGAGAGATACAACACATCATCAAAACCCTGGAGAAGAACATCG GCAAAAAGCTGAGTCCTCAGGTTATGTTCCATTATGCAGCCAATAACATCATCTGCCAAGTTCTGTTTGGGACACGTTACGAGTATGATGATGAGTTCATCAAAGAAACTGTCCGCTGCTTCACACAAATTGCGAAGACAATCAATGGTCCATGGGCTATG TTGTATGATTCGCTTCCATTTATTCGCAGCCTGCCGCTGCCCTTTACTAAAGCCTTTAGGAATATGGAG ACTGTAAGGACACTTGCAAAAAAATTAATAAGTGAGCACAAGAAGAGCCGAGTCCCTGGAGAGCCTCGAGACTTTTTAGACTGCTATCTGGATGAACTGGAAAAG AGAGACAGTGAGAAGACTACATTCTCAGAAGAACAACTGATTATGTACGCGATAGATCTTCAGTTTGCTGGGACTGACACTACCTCCAACACCCTGCTCACTGGCTTCCTCTACCTCATCACCCACCCAGACATACAAG AGCGTTGTCAACAGGAGATAGATCAGGTGATGGAAGGGAAGGATCAGATCTGCTTTGATGACAGGCACAACATGCCTTTCACACAG GCTGTGCTCCATGAAGTACAGAGGGTAGCCAACACTGTTCCACTCAGTGTTTTTCATTGTACAACTACAGACACAGATCTGATGGGATACTCCATTCCCAAG GGTACTGTGATTATTCCAAACCTCTCATCACTGCTGAATGAACAAGGACAATGGAAATTCCCAAATGACTTCAACCCTAAAAACTTCCTCAACAACAAGGGCGAGTTTGTTAAACCTGAGGCCTTCATGCCTTTCTCTGCAG GTCCTCGTACATGTCTGGGAGAGGGTTTGGCTCGTATGGAGCTCTTCCTCATCATGGTGACTCTGCTGAAGAAGTTCAAGTTCATATGGCCTGAAGATGCCGGAGAACCAGACTACACCCTAGTGTATGGGGTCACTCAAACTCCCAAACCTTACTACATGAAGATCCAACTCAGATAG
- the LOC114857119 gene encoding cytochrome P450 2J6-like, whose product MWDILNGCKDLFRKMLSNLKAVDQKVRSQPVPLFLLTFHTLTKVHSQSGQIVLIKQVIQVLQPLQLSLIQSTMFATIILLSLCVCFIILQLQSRRPENFPPGPPALPLLGNLLNLNLENPLKDLERLRKSYGNVYSLFIGPNRTVVINGVEALKEALVNKAHDFSGRPQDMFINDVSHRKGVIVVDYGPRWKEHRRFALMTLRNFGLGKNTMEDRIHGEIQHIIKTLEKNIGKKLSPQVMFHYAANNIICQVLFGTRYEYDDEFIKETVRCFTQIAKTINGPWAMLYDSLPFIRSLPLPFTKAFRNMETVRTLAKKLISEHKKSRVPGEPRDFLDCYLDELEKRDSEKTTFSEEQLIMYAIDLQFAGTDTTSNTLLTGFLYLITHPDIQERCQQEIDQVMEGKDQICFDDRHNMPFTQAVLHEVQRVANTVPLSVFHCTTTDTDLMGYSIPKGTVIIPNLSSLLNEQLFQ is encoded by the exons ATGTGGGACATTTTGAATGGGTGCAAAGATTTGTTTCGTAAAATGCTGAGTAATTTGAAAGCAGTAGACCAAAAGGTCAGGTCTCAACCTGTCCCCTTGTTCTTACTCACCTTTCATACACTGACCAAAGTGCACTCCCAGAGTGGGCAGATCGTCCTTATAAAGCAGGTCAttcaggtcctgcagccactTCAGCTCAGTCTGATCCAGTCCACCATGTTTGCTACAATCATTCTCCTGTCACTCTGCGTGTGCTTCATCATCCTTCAACTCCAATCCCGAAGGCCCGAGAACTTTCCTCCAGGACCTCCTGCTTTGCCACTACTGGGAAATCTGTTGAACCTAAACCTTGAGAACCCTCTGAAGGACCTTGAGAGG ctgAGGAAGTCGTACGGTAATGTCTACAGCCTGTTCATTGGCCCCAACCGAACTGTGGTTATCAATGGAGTGGAAGCCCTGAAAGAAGCTCTGGTGAACAAGGCTCATGATTTCTCTGGACGACCTCAGGACATGTTTATTAATGATGTCAGCCACAGGAAAG GAGTAATTGTGGTAGATTACGGCCCTCGATGGAAGGAACATCGTCGCTTTGCCCTGATGACCCTGAGGAACTTTGGTCTGGGGAAAAACACCATGGAGGACAGGATTCATGGAGAGATACAACACATCATCAAAACCCTGGAGAAGAACATCG GCAAAAAGCTGAGTCCTCAGGTTATGTTCCATTATGCAGCCAATAACATCATCTGCCAAGTTCTGTTTGGGACACGTTACGAGTATGATGATGAGTTCATCAAAGAAACTGTCCGCTGCTTCACACAAATTGCGAAGACAATCAATGGTCCATGGGCTATG TTGTATGATTCGCTTCCATTTATTCGCAGCCTGCCGCTGCCCTTTACTAAAGCCTTTAGGAATATGGAG ACTGTAAGGACACTTGCAAAAAAATTAATAAGTGAGCACAAGAAGAGCCGAGTCCCTGGAGAGCCTCGAGACTTTTTAGACTGCTATCTGGATGAACTGGAAAAG AGAGACAGTGAGAAGACTACATTCTCAGAAGAACAACTGATTATGTACGCGATAGATCTTCAGTTTGCTGGGACTGACACTACCTCCAACACCCTGCTCACTGGCTTCCTCTACCTCATCACCCACCCAGACATACAAG AGCGTTGTCAACAGGAGATAGATCAGGTGATGGAAGGGAAGGATCAGATCTGCTTTGATGACAGGCACAACATGCCTTTCACACAG GCTGTGCTCCATGAAGTACAGAGGGTAGCCAACACTGTTCCACTCAGTGTTTTTCATTGTACAACTACAGACACAGATCTGATGGGATACTCCATTCCCAAG GGTACTGTGATTATTCCAAACCTCTCATCACTGCTGAATGAAcaattatttcaataa
- the LOC114857022 gene encoding cytochrome P450 2J6-like: MFAAALLLCICIWLVIVLLKSGRPKNFPPGPPAVPVLGNLLNLNLENPLKDFERLRKSYGNVYSLFLGRKPVVFINGFHAIKEALVTKAADFSGRPRDIFVVDVTQGKGLVLADYGPFWKEHRRFALMTLRNFGLGKNTMEDRIHGEIQHIIKTLDNNIGKSMSPQVMFHNAASNIICQVLFGTRYEYDDKFIKEVVRCFMENSKIANGPWSVVYDSYPIVRKLPLPFKKAFKNFEICKNLTSNLVNEHKKTRVPGDPRDFLDCYLDELDKRGSDAPPFSEERLIFMTLDLHFAGTDTTSNTLLTGFLYLTTYPNIQERCQQEIDQVLQGKDLVSFDDRHNMPYMQAVVHEVQRVANTAPLSVFHCTSKDTELMGYSIPKGTMIVPNLTSVLNEEGQWKFPHDFNPENFLSDQGEFVKPEAFMPFSTGPRMCPGEGLARMELFLIMVTLLKKFKFLWPEDAGEPDYTPEFGVTLTPKPYRMKIKHREMQ, from the exons ATGTTTGCTGCAGCCCTCCTGCTatgcatttgcatttggttGGTCATTGTTCTACTCAAATCTGGGAGGCCGAAGAACTTTCCCCCTGGACCACCTGCTGTGCCAGTACTTGGGAACCTGTTGAACCTGAACCTAGAGAACCCCTTAAAGGACTTTGAGAGG CTGAGGAAGTCTTATGGAAATGTTTACAGCCTGTTCCTTGGGCGCAAACCAGTTGTATTCATAAATGGATTCCACGCCATTAAAGAGGCTCTAGTGACTAAGGCTGCTGATTTCTCTGGACGCCCTCGAGACATATTTGTCGTTGACGTCACCCAAGGAAAAG GACTAGTTCTAGCAGATTATGGCCCTTTTTGGAAGGAACATCGTCGCTTTGCCCTGATGACCCTGAGGAACTTTGGTCTGGGCAAGAACACCATGGAGGACAGGATTCATGGAGAGATACAACACATCATCAAAACCCTGGACAACAACATCG GTAAATCTATGAGTCCTCAAGTCATGTTCCATAATGCAGCCTCTAACATCATCTGCCAGGTTCTGTTTGGGACACGCTACGAGTACGATGATAAGTTCATCAAAGAGGTTGTTCGTTGCTTCATGGAGAATTCAAAGATAGCTAATGGACCGTGGAGTGTG GTCTATGACTCTTATCCTATTGTGCGTAAGCTGCCGCTACCTTTTAAAAaggctttcaagaattttgag ATTTGTAAAAATCTTACAAGTAATTTAGTTAATGAGCACAAGAAAACCAGAGTCCCGGGAGATCCAAGAGACTTTCTTGACTGCTACCTGGACGAACTGGATAag AGAGGCAGTGATGCTCCCCCATTTTCAGAAGAACGACTTATCTTCATGACACTCGATCTTCACTTTGCTGGAACCGACACAACCTCCAACACGCTGCTTACTGGCTTCCTCTACCTCACCACCTACCCAAACATACAag AGCGTTGCCAGCAGGAGATAGACCAGGTGTTACAAGGGAAGGATCTGGTCAGCTTTGACGACAGACACAACATGCCCTACATGCAG GCTGTGGTCCATGAGGTGCAGAGGGTAGCCAACACTGCTCCACTCAGCGTCTTTCACTGCACATCCAAAGACACAGAGCTGATGGGATATTCTATTCCCAAA GGCACAATGATTGTTCCTAATCTCACATCAGTTCTGAATGAAGAAGGACAGTGGAAATTTCCACATGACTTCAACCCTGAAAACTTCCTTAGCGACCAGGGAGAGTTTGTTAAGCCTGAGGCCTTCATGCCTTTCTCTACAG gaCCACGGATGTGTCCTGGAGAGGGTCTGGCTCGTATGGAGCTCTTCCTTATCATGGTGACTCTGCTGAAGAAGTTCAAGTTCCTCTGGCCAGAGGATGCTGGAGAGCCAGACTACACCCCGGAGTTTGGGGTCACCCTGACTCCAAAACCGTACCGCATGAAGATCAAACACCGGGAGATGCAGTAA